One part of the Vibrio palustris genome encodes these proteins:
- a CDS encoding 3'-5' exonuclease, with the protein MNHNRVVCFDLEMCCWNENGVGRTGEIIEIGLAEVDLKSGNIVKRAQYYVKPEHDEVSKFCVELTGITPRTIEKQGRPLGEVLQSMIKNYGGNKKIYAAWGRDDEILREECERKGLDMPFKEFLNLATLYRIQHRMKEKRIGHRDAQQALGIDWEGRQHSGYVDAYNLAKVALAIL; encoded by the coding sequence ATGAATCATAACCGTGTTGTATGTTTCGATTTGGAAATGTGTTGTTGGAATGAAAATGGAGTCGGGCGTACAGGAGAGATCATCGAGATTGGTTTGGCGGAGGTGGATCTCAAATCTGGTAATATCGTGAAGCGCGCGCAATATTATGTCAAACCGGAACATGATGAAGTCTCAAAATTTTGTGTTGAACTCACCGGTATCACGCCGCGTACCATTGAAAAGCAAGGTCGTCCATTGGGCGAGGTATTGCAATCTATGATCAAAAACTACGGTGGGAATAAAAAAATCTATGCAGCCTGGGGCCGGGACGATGAGATTTTGCGTGAAGAGTGTGAGAGAAAAGGCCTAGATATGCCGTTCAAAGAGTTTTTGAACCTTGCGACGTTATACCGAATTCAGCATCGTATGAAAGAAAAGCGCATTGGCCATCGTGATGCCCAACAAGCGCTTGGTATTGATTGGGAAGGTCGCCAGCACAGTGGGTATGTCGATGCGTATAACTTGGCAAAAGTGGCGCTGGCGATATTGTAA
- a CDS encoding alkaline phosphatase D family protein has product MSSLFQEEPPFLLAGPILRQCTTQSVVLWLATSKPISGSITLSNATTILVTHPLEDCQHYQIGQHAWITLIELSGEFPAEQRYTYTVETQYGNLTEQYPNLLAPGATELTFYLSGRADYIMHGSCRNPHDPCRDALLTASQSLINTPPEQRPHLIMMSGDQIYADHVAGAMLAAIHTVIEQLGLYNEALPEAIVQDGDALYRHPMCYYHRKGILPDFDPTESPLKGTKPTPVFTSTDNDNHLITLAEFCAMYLLVWSDVLWQQYDLLNVHQHQKKGAYQSLADTYQSEWLRERDILSEFVAGIPALQTIMAHVPIYMIFDDHDVTDDWNLTDGWEYAAKTHLFSRRIVGNALFSYWLFQGWGNAPASFDKTFHHHVNAYCHTPNSTHHNAMVDNLYEYKQWHYTTETTPAMVVLDTRTRRWQSESNMNKPSGLMDWEALIELQQAIEDKDKVIIVSAAPMFGVKFIEALQRAMTWLGKPLMVDAENWMSHPGSANTLINIFTHSRTPSNYVILSGDVHYSFAYDIKLRSRNSSPNIFQITCSGFKNQFPEPLLTFCDYADAILYSPNSPLNKLTKRKRLEIRKRHPAGHSFRHLTNHAAVGELRLDIEGKPSYVGIMTNDGQRIEYPPTGRKPSRS; this is encoded by the coding sequence TTGTCGAGTTTATTCCAAGAAGAACCGCCTTTTTTATTAGCAGGCCCAATATTGCGTCAGTGCACAACACAGTCTGTCGTTTTGTGGCTGGCAACCTCCAAACCAATATCTGGTTCAATCACTCTTTCTAACGCCACAACGATACTGGTCACTCATCCACTAGAAGACTGCCAACACTATCAGATTGGTCAACACGCATGGATAACGCTGATTGAGCTCTCAGGAGAGTTCCCCGCTGAGCAGCGTTATACTTATACCGTTGAGACTCAATACGGTAATCTTACCGAGCAATACCCAAACTTACTCGCTCCCGGTGCAACCGAGCTCACATTTTATCTTAGTGGCCGTGCTGATTATATTATGCATGGTTCTTGTCGCAATCCTCACGACCCATGTCGAGATGCATTGTTAACTGCCAGCCAATCCCTGATAAATACGCCTCCTGAGCAGCGGCCGCATTTAATTATGATGAGCGGCGATCAAATCTATGCTGATCATGTTGCAGGCGCCATGCTTGCTGCCATTCATACCGTTATAGAGCAATTAGGACTCTATAACGAGGCGTTACCAGAGGCCATCGTACAAGATGGCGACGCACTGTATAGACACCCAATGTGTTATTACCATCGCAAGGGGATATTACCTGATTTCGATCCCACAGAATCACCGCTGAAAGGAACCAAACCTACCCCTGTGTTTACGTCGACGGATAACGATAATCACCTAATAACACTTGCAGAGTTTTGTGCGATGTATCTTTTAGTATGGTCAGATGTATTATGGCAACAATATGATTTGCTTAATGTCCATCAACATCAAAAAAAAGGCGCTTATCAATCTTTAGCGGACACATACCAATCAGAATGGCTGCGAGAAAGAGACATTCTCAGCGAGTTTGTCGCAGGCATTCCAGCCTTGCAAACAATTATGGCTCATGTTCCGATTTATATGATTTTTGATGATCACGACGTCACCGATGATTGGAACCTGACCGACGGCTGGGAGTATGCGGCCAAGACTCACCTTTTTTCTCGTCGAATTGTTGGCAATGCCTTATTTAGCTATTGGTTATTTCAAGGTTGGGGCAATGCACCCGCTTCATTTGATAAGACGTTCCATCACCATGTAAATGCGTATTGTCACACACCCAATTCAACCCATCATAACGCCATGGTGGATAACCTCTATGAATACAAACAATGGCATTACACCACAGAGACTACCCCCGCGATGGTAGTTCTTGATACCCGAACGCGGCGCTGGCAATCAGAATCGAATATGAACAAGCCGTCTGGCTTAATGGATTGGGAAGCGTTAATTGAACTTCAACAGGCTATTGAAGATAAAGATAAAGTCATCATTGTATCGGCAGCACCTATGTTTGGGGTGAAATTTATTGAAGCGTTACAACGTGCGATGACTTGGCTTGGCAAGCCATTAATGGTGGATGCTGAAAACTGGATGTCACACCCAGGAAGCGCCAATACGCTGATCAACATTTTCACGCACAGTCGTACTCCCAGTAACTATGTCATTCTCTCTGGGGATGTGCATTACTCTTTTGCCTATGATATAAAACTGCGTTCGCGTAACTCTAGTCCGAATATTTTTCAGATTACCTGTAGTGGCTTTAAAAACCAGTTTCCCGAGCCATTACTGACATTTTGTGATTATGCTGATGCGATTCTATACAGTCCTAATTCACCACTCAATAAACTGACGAAACGTAAGCGCTTAGAAATTCGCAAACGTCACCCGGCAGGCCATTCATTTCGACATCTGACCAATCACGCCGCCGTCGGTGAACTAAGATTAGATATAGAAGGTAAACCGAGTTATGTGGGAATTATGACCAATGATGGCCAACGAATTGAGTATCCCCCCACAGGGAGAAAACCCAGCAGGTCATAA
- a CDS encoding TerB family tellurite resistance protein, with translation MLNSLTTLFKQLLEGSDVNKQDQNPHLAMACLLAEVSGADHDITAEEEQAKKDLLAKLTGLETEQAAGLIIEANERIKQSASIYEFTSQLRELSQQARFDVIKALWEVAHADGDIDPLEDAVIRKAAELLYVEHSEFIRAKLMVVDHKQ, from the coding sequence ATGTTGAATTCCCTTACGACACTTTTTAAACAGCTTCTTGAAGGGTCAGATGTAAACAAGCAAGATCAAAACCCACATCTTGCAATGGCTTGCCTGCTTGCAGAGGTATCCGGCGCAGATCACGATATTACGGCTGAAGAAGAACAAGCAAAGAAAGATTTACTCGCAAAGCTAACGGGATTAGAGACCGAACAAGCGGCGGGGCTAATCATAGAGGCTAATGAGCGAATCAAACAGTCTGCCTCGATTTACGAATTCACCAGCCAATTGCGAGAACTGTCACAACAAGCGCGCTTTGACGTAATTAAAGCCTTATGGGAAGTTGCCCATGCTGATGGGGATATTGATCCACTCGAAGATGCCGTGATTCGTAAAGCGGCTGAGTTACTCTATGTCGAGCATAGTGAATTCATTCGCGCTAAACTTATGGTTGTTGACCATAAACAATAA